DNA sequence from the Anaerolineales bacterium genome:
CCATCATGGCGATCGGGGTGGCGAGGGCAAATGAGCAGGAGCATGCAACCAGCAGCACTGCGGCCACCGCGCTCGGGTCGCGCCGCGTCAGAAACGTCAGCACCGCCACGGCAATCACCAAGGGAAGGTAGTAGCTGGAGAAACGATCCGCCATCCGCTGCACGTTGCCACGATTGGCCTCGGCTTCTTCGACCAGGCGGATCACCCGGCCGAAGGTCGTATCGGGGCCGATGTGGGTCGCCCGCACCTGCAAGCTCCCCAGCTGCGTCAGGCTGGCCGCCATGACCGCCGATCCCGGGGCGACCTCGGCCGGCATGGATTCGCCCGTCAGGGTCGAAGCGTCGATCGTGGCATGACCCTCGAGCACCACCCCGTCGACTGGGATCTTCTCACCCGGCCGCACCACCACCGTGTCCCCAACCTTGACCTGACGAATAGGCACCTCAACCTCGGCCCCTCCCTGCATCAGGCGCGCCGATTGCGGCATCAGTTCCGCCAGAGACTGCACCGCCCGCCGGGCGGTGCCAGCGGTGTAGCGCTCGATGGCATCACCGACCCACATCAGGAAGACGATCAGCGCCGCAGCCAGCCATTGCCCGAGCAGCAAGGCCGCCACAACCCCCAGCGTCATCAAGGTGTGGGCAATTACCCTCCCCTTGCTGGCTGCCCGCACGACATTGCGAAAGATCGGGAAACCGACCACCAGGACGAAGGCGATCGGGATCAGCGGCGGGATGTGGGCACTGATCGATTCGAAGGCACCGGTGGCCTCGGCCAGGACCATCAGCAGTAGCAGCATTCCCAGGCCAAAGGTCAGCCAGGGCAGCAGCGGCTTGGACAGGCGCGCAAGACGCGAGGCACGCTCAGGGGAGATCGCCTCGTCGGGCACTGCGTATCCCGCGGCCTCGACAGCTTTGCGGATCGCCTGCATCGATGTCCGGCCTGGGTCCATGCGGATGATTGCCTTCTCGGCTGCCAGCATGACATCGACCGACTCGACGCCGCGTACGCCGGCGATGGCCTGCTGCACATGCCGCGTGCAGTCGGCGCAGTCCATCCCACGGATTGGGACCTCAACTCGCTCCAGGTTGGTCAATGGCCCGCCTCGGGCGGCATCTCCAGCCGAGTGCACTCATACACGCCGCGGGCCACGTCCGAAAGCAGCGTGTCAGCCAGCTGCAGTAGGTCCTGGACGCGGGGATCGCTGATGGTGTACGTCACATAGCGGCCCGAAGGTTGGGCAACGACCAGGCCGCAGTCCCGCATGCAGGCCAGATGGTTGGAGACGTTGGATTGGCTCAGGCCGGTCTGGGCGACCAGCTCGCTTACGGTACAGGGAGCTTGTCCCAGGGCCTCGAGGATCTTCAACCGCGA
Encoded proteins:
- the cadA gene encoding cadmium-translocating P-type ATPase produces the protein MTNLERVEVPIRGMDCADCTRHVQQAIAGVRGVESVDVMLAAEKAIIRMDPGRTSMQAIRKAVEAAGYAVPDEAISPERASRLARLSKPLLPWLTFGLGMLLLLMVLAEATGAFESISAHIPPLIPIAFVLVVGFPIFRNVVRAASKGRVIAHTLMTLGVVAALLLGQWLAAALIVFLMWVGDAIERYTAGTARRAVQSLAELMPQSARLMQGGAEVEVPIRQVKVGDTVVVRPGEKIPVDGVVLEGHATIDASTLTGESMPAEVAPGSAVMAASLTQLGSLQVRATHIGPDTTFGRVIRLVEEAEANRGNVQRMADRFSSYYLPLVIAVAVLTFLTRRDPSAVAAVLLVACSCSFALATPIAMMATIGAAARRGLLFKGGRVVEALARADVLLIDKTGTLTLGRPQVTDVVPVNGATADSLLALAASAERYSEHPLAGAVRQEAEARGLSLQTAEAFEAIPGLGLRARIAGRQVVIGSRRWVTAGQAHPEISRLETEGKTLLYVEQDGELLGTVAFSDSLRPEVPEALAELRALGIREFHLLTGDNVRTAAALGEQVGVPFAAELLPEDKIAFVRRLQAEGKVVVMIGDGVNDAPALAQADVGIAMGAFGSDIALEAASVALMRDNWLQVPEALRMARRTMSVVRLNLGFTIVYNAIGLTLAALGILPPVLAAAAQSIPDLGILANSSRLLRQHARQRPVGIEEDRWTSQ
- a CDS encoding metalloregulator ArsR/SmtB family transcription factor, translated to MILEFTPSRISLQAKLFRGFSDPSRLKILEALGQAPCTVSELVAQTGLSQSNVSNHLACMRDCGLVVAQPSGRYVTYTISDPRVQDLLQLADTLLSDVARGVYECTRLEMPPEAGH